One genomic segment of Streptomyces niveus includes these proteins:
- a CDS encoding catalase, whose translation MTQGPLTTEAGAPVADNQNSETAGVGGPVLVQDQALLEKLAHFNRERIPERIVHARGAGAYGTFTLTRDVSQWTRAKFLSEVGKRTETFLRFSTVAGNLGSADAVRDPRGFALKFYTEEGNYDLVGNNTPVFFIKDAIKFPDFIHTQKRDPYTGSQEADNVWDFWGLSPESTHQVTWLFGDRGIPATLRHMNGYGSHTYQWNNEAGEVFWVKYHFKTDQGIKNLTTDEANRLSGVDPDSHQRDLRESIERGDFPSWTVQIQVMPAADAAGYRFNPFDLTKVWPHEDYPPVEIGKLELNRNPENIFAEVEQSIFSPAHFVPGIGPSPDKMLQGRLFAYGDAHRYRVGINADHLPVNRPHATEARTNSRDGFLYDGRHKGAKNYEPNSFGGPFQTDRPLWQPVPVTGTTGNSEAPGHAEDDDFVQAGNLYRLMSQDEKGRLVDNLAQFISQVSRDDIAERAVDNFRRADGDFGKRLDAAVQALRG comes from the coding sequence GTGACGCAGGGACCGCTTACTACGGAGGCCGGCGCGCCGGTGGCCGACAACCAGAACAGCGAGACGGCCGGCGTCGGTGGTCCCGTTCTGGTTCAGGACCAGGCTCTTCTCGAGAAGCTCGCCCACTTCAACCGCGAGCGCATCCCGGAGCGCATCGTGCACGCCCGCGGCGCCGGCGCGTACGGCACCTTCACGCTGACCCGCGACGTGTCGCAATGGACGCGGGCCAAGTTCCTCTCCGAGGTCGGCAAGCGGACCGAGACCTTCCTGCGGTTCTCCACCGTCGCCGGGAACCTCGGCTCGGCCGACGCGGTGCGCGACCCGCGCGGCTTCGCGCTGAAGTTCTACACCGAGGAGGGCAATTACGACCTCGTCGGCAACAACACCCCGGTGTTCTTCATCAAGGACGCCATCAAGTTCCCCGACTTCATCCACACCCAGAAGCGCGACCCGTACACCGGCAGCCAGGAGGCCGACAACGTATGGGACTTCTGGGGGCTGAGCCCCGAGTCGACGCACCAGGTGACCTGGCTCTTCGGTGACCGGGGCATCCCGGCCACGCTGCGCCACATGAACGGGTACGGCTCGCACACCTACCAGTGGAACAACGAGGCCGGCGAGGTCTTCTGGGTCAAGTACCACTTCAAGACCGACCAGGGCATCAAGAACCTCACCACCGACGAGGCGAACCGGCTCTCCGGCGTCGACCCCGACAGCCACCAGCGCGACCTCCGCGAGTCCATCGAGCGCGGCGACTTCCCCTCCTGGACCGTGCAGATCCAGGTCATGCCCGCGGCGGACGCGGCCGGCTACCGCTTCAACCCGTTCGACCTGACCAAGGTCTGGCCGCACGAGGACTACCCGCCCGTCGAGATCGGCAAGCTGGAGCTCAACCGCAACCCGGAGAACATCTTCGCCGAGGTCGAGCAGTCGATCTTCAGCCCGGCGCACTTCGTGCCCGGCATCGGCCCGTCGCCCGACAAGATGCTCCAGGGCCGTCTGTTCGCGTACGGCGACGCCCACCGCTACCGCGTCGGCATCAACGCCGACCACCTGCCGGTGAACCGTCCGCACGCCACCGAGGCGCGGACGAACAGCCGTGACGGCTTCCTGTACGACGGCCGTCACAAGGGCGCCAAGAACTACGAGCCGAACAGCTTCGGCGGCCCGTTCCAGACGGACAGGCCGCTGTGGCAGCCCGTTCCCGTCACCGGGACCACGGGCAACAGCGAAGCGCCCGGCCACGCCGAGGACGACGACTTCGTGCAGGCGGGCAATCTCTACCGGCTGATGTCGCAGGACGAGAAGGGCCGACTGGTCGACAACCTCGCCCAGTTCATCTCCCAGG
- a CDS encoding Fur family transcriptional regulator: protein MSDLLERLRERGWRMTAQRRVVAEVLDGDHVHLTADEVHARAVARLPEISRATVYNTLGEMVTLGEVIEVSTDRRAKRYDPNAHRPHHHLVCAQCGTIRDVHPVGDPLADLPTTERFGFAISDVEVTYRGTCPNCARA, encoded by the coding sequence ATGAGTGACCTGTTGGAACGACTTCGCGAACGCGGCTGGCGGATGACCGCCCAGCGCCGTGTGGTGGCCGAGGTCCTCGACGGGGACCACGTACACCTCACGGCGGACGAGGTGCACGCTCGGGCCGTCGCCCGGCTGCCCGAGATCTCCAGGGCGACCGTGTACAACACCCTCGGCGAGATGGTGACGCTCGGAGAGGTCATCGAGGTCTCCACGGACCGCCGCGCCAAGCGGTACGACCCGAACGCCCACCGGCCCCACCACCACCTGGTCTGCGCGCAGTGCGGCACGATCCGCGACGTGCACCCGGTGGGTGACCCGCTGGCCGACCTCCCCACGACGGAGCGCTTCGGTTTCGCGATCTCGGACGTGGAAGTGACCTACCGGGGCACCTGCCCCAACTGCGCGCGGGCCTGA